A stretch of Solea senegalensis isolate Sse05_10M linkage group LG10, IFAPA_SoseM_1, whole genome shotgun sequence DNA encodes these proteins:
- the slc13a1 gene encoding solute carrier family 13 member 1 isoform X2 → MRNRLTQGLWNYRTIFPIVLTPLLLLPLPIVIGTKEAECAFVLLLMATFWVTEVLPLSMTAMLPAILFPMFGIMTSSGVAKSYFKDFHFLLIGVICLATSIEKWGLHRRIALRLVTMVGVNPAWLMLGFMGGCAFLSMWVQNTSAVAMVMPIVEAVLQQILKAKEEYAGEENPALQLDEMDNHSEQMTETVSDTKSYVGPDDSLTCVQIQPVSQPATTQAAAGPPAAPSRSKHDLMLCKAMCISIAYSSNIGGITTLPGTSPNLIFSEYLSQTYPNCNCINFGNWLLLCLPISVIMLLLTWVWLYWLFIGSDFSFLWRCRGEQSEKERAARKVIENEFKSLGPMSSQEIVTGVVFLVMVLLWLTRSPGFVPGWASLFPDHLGYITDATVALLLGLLFFIIPAYGPSRRYEAMISWKEFQASMPWTVALLVGGGFALAEGTQESGLSLWVAELLTPLGNLPVLATITVACIIVTTVTEVASNAATITIFLPILSPLAEAIHVNPLYVLIPTTLCTSFSFLLPVSNPPNAIVFAYGHIDIMDMVKAGLGVNVIGVLAVLLAVATWGVPLFSLDVYPDWAPVHPSFNTTAP, encoded by the exons ATGAGGAATAGACTGACCCAAGGACTGTGGAACTATCGCACCATCTTCCCTATTGTCCTcacaccgctgctgctgcttccgcTTCCTATCGTCATTGGAACAAAG GAGGCAGAATGTgcatttgtgctgctgctgatggcgACGTTTTGGGTGACAGAAGTGCTTCCTCTGTCCATGACGGCCATGCTGCCCGCCATCCTCTTTCCCATGTTTGGCATCATGACGTCTTCAGGA GTGGCAAAGTCGTACTTTAAAGACTTCCACTTCCTTCTCATAGGCGTCATCTGCCTTGCCACGTCCATCGAGAAGTGGGGTCTCCACCGCAGAATTGCCCTGAGGCTTGTCACCATGGTGGGTGTCAACCCTGCATG GTTGATGTTGGGCTTCATGGGCGGCTGTGCCTTTCTCTCCATGTGGGTCCAAAACACCTCGGCTGTGGCAATGGTGATGCCAATCGTGGAGGCTGTTCTCCAGCAGATTTTGAAGGCCAAGGAGGAATATGCTGGTGAAGAAAACCCCGCCCTGCAGCTGGATG aaaTGGACAACCATAGTGAACAGATGACGGAAACTGTGAG tgacACGAAGAGTTACGTTGGTCCTGATGATTCCCTCACTTGTGTTCAGATACAGCCGGTATCGCAACCTGCCACAACTCAG GCTGCAGCTGGCCCGCCCGCGGCTCCCAGCAGGAGTAAGCATGACCTCATGTTGTGTAAAGCCATGTGCATCAGCATCGCATACTCCTCCAACATCGGCGGCATCACCACGCTGCCAGGAACCTCACCCAACCTCATCTTCTCTGAGTACCTCAGCCA GACTTACCCAAACTGTAACTGCATTAACTTCGGGAACTGGCTGCTTTTGTGCCTGCCCATCAGTGTTatcatgctgctgctgacatgGGTGTGGCTGTACTGGCTCTTCATTGGTTCAGA cttCAGCTTCCTGTGGCGATGCCGAGGGGAGCAGTCTGAGAAGGAGAGGGCAGCAAGaaaagtgatagaaaatgagTTCAAGTCACTGGGTCCCATGAG CTCTCAGGAGATCGTCACTGGGGTCGTTTTCTTGGTGATGGTGTTGCTGTGGTTAACCAGATCCCCGGGTTTCGTGCCGGGCTGGGCTTCTCTGTTCCCTGA CCACTTAGGCTACATCACTGATGCCACCGTGGCTCTGCTGCTGGGTCTTCTCTTTTTCATCATACCTGCTTATGGACCCTCCAGAAGATACG AGGCCATGATCTCCTGGAAAGAATTCCAGGCCTCAATGCCGTGGACCGTGGCCCTGCTGGTCGGTGGCGGCTTTGCTCTTGCAGAAGGCACCCAG GAATCAGGCCTCTCTTTGTGGGTGGCCGAGCTGCTAACACCTCTGGGTAATCTGCCAGTTTTGGCCACCATCACCGTCGCCTGCATCATCGTCACCACGGTAACGGAGGTAGCCAGCAACGCCGCCACTATCACCATCTTCCTCCCCATCCTCTCACCTCTG GCTGAAGCCATCCACGTCAACCCACTCTATGTCCTGATCCCCACCACTCTGTGCACATCCTTCTCCTTCCTGCTGCCAGTGTCCAACCCACCCAACGCCATCGTGTTTGCCTATGGACACATTGACATCATGGACATG GTGAAGGCGGGGCTTGGTGTTAACGTGATTGGCGTCCTTGCCGTCCTTTTGGCTGTGGCAACATGGGGCGTTCCATTATTCTCTCTGGATGTCTATCCTGACTGGGCACCAGTCCATCCTTCTTTTAACACCACAGCGCCTTGA
- the slc13a1 gene encoding solute carrier family 13 member 1 isoform X1, with amino-acid sequence MRNRLTQGLWNYRTIFPIVLTPLLLLPLPIVIGTKEAECAFVLLLMATFWVTEVLPLSMTAMLPAILFPMFGIMTSSGVAKSYFKDFHFLLIGVICLATSIEKWGLHRRIALRLVTMVGVNPAWLMLGFMGGCAFLSMWVQNTSAVAMVMPIVEAVLQQILKAKEEYAGEENPALQLDEMDNHSEQMTETVSDTKSYVGPDDSLTCVQIQPVSQPATTQAAAGPPAAPSRSKHDLMLCKAMCISIAYSSNIGGITTLPGTSPNLIFSEYLSQTYPNCNCINFGNWLLLCLPISVIMLLLTWVWLYWLFIGSDFSFLWRCRGEQSEKERAARKVIENEFKSLGPMSSQEIVTGVVFLVMVLLWLTRSPGFVPGWASLFPDHLGYITDATVALLLGLLFFIIPAYGPSRRYGNSEAMISWKEFQASMPWTVALLVGGGFALAEGTQESGLSLWVAELLTPLGNLPVLATITVACIIVTTVTEVASNAATITIFLPILSPLAEAIHVNPLYVLIPTTLCTSFSFLLPVSNPPNAIVFAYGHIDIMDMVKAGLGVNVIGVLAVLLAVATWGVPLFSLDVYPDWAPVHPSFNTTAP; translated from the exons ATGAGGAATAGACTGACCCAAGGACTGTGGAACTATCGCACCATCTTCCCTATTGTCCTcacaccgctgctgctgcttccgcTTCCTATCGTCATTGGAACAAAG GAGGCAGAATGTgcatttgtgctgctgctgatggcgACGTTTTGGGTGACAGAAGTGCTTCCTCTGTCCATGACGGCCATGCTGCCCGCCATCCTCTTTCCCATGTTTGGCATCATGACGTCTTCAGGA GTGGCAAAGTCGTACTTTAAAGACTTCCACTTCCTTCTCATAGGCGTCATCTGCCTTGCCACGTCCATCGAGAAGTGGGGTCTCCACCGCAGAATTGCCCTGAGGCTTGTCACCATGGTGGGTGTCAACCCTGCATG GTTGATGTTGGGCTTCATGGGCGGCTGTGCCTTTCTCTCCATGTGGGTCCAAAACACCTCGGCTGTGGCAATGGTGATGCCAATCGTGGAGGCTGTTCTCCAGCAGATTTTGAAGGCCAAGGAGGAATATGCTGGTGAAGAAAACCCCGCCCTGCAGCTGGATG aaaTGGACAACCATAGTGAACAGATGACGGAAACTGTGAG tgacACGAAGAGTTACGTTGGTCCTGATGATTCCCTCACTTGTGTTCAGATACAGCCGGTATCGCAACCTGCCACAACTCAG GCTGCAGCTGGCCCGCCCGCGGCTCCCAGCAGGAGTAAGCATGACCTCATGTTGTGTAAAGCCATGTGCATCAGCATCGCATACTCCTCCAACATCGGCGGCATCACCACGCTGCCAGGAACCTCACCCAACCTCATCTTCTCTGAGTACCTCAGCCA GACTTACCCAAACTGTAACTGCATTAACTTCGGGAACTGGCTGCTTTTGTGCCTGCCCATCAGTGTTatcatgctgctgctgacatgGGTGTGGCTGTACTGGCTCTTCATTGGTTCAGA cttCAGCTTCCTGTGGCGATGCCGAGGGGAGCAGTCTGAGAAGGAGAGGGCAGCAAGaaaagtgatagaaaatgagTTCAAGTCACTGGGTCCCATGAG CTCTCAGGAGATCGTCACTGGGGTCGTTTTCTTGGTGATGGTGTTGCTGTGGTTAACCAGATCCCCGGGTTTCGTGCCGGGCTGGGCTTCTCTGTTCCCTGA CCACTTAGGCTACATCACTGATGCCACCGTGGCTCTGCTGCTGGGTCTTCTCTTTTTCATCATACCTGCTTATGGACCCTCCAGAAGATACGGTAACTcc GAGGCCATGATCTCCTGGAAAGAATTCCAGGCCTCAATGCCGTGGACCGTGGCCCTGCTGGTCGGTGGCGGCTTTGCTCTTGCAGAAGGCACCCAG GAATCAGGCCTCTCTTTGTGGGTGGCCGAGCTGCTAACACCTCTGGGTAATCTGCCAGTTTTGGCCACCATCACCGTCGCCTGCATCATCGTCACCACGGTAACGGAGGTAGCCAGCAACGCCGCCACTATCACCATCTTCCTCCCCATCCTCTCACCTCTG GCTGAAGCCATCCACGTCAACCCACTCTATGTCCTGATCCCCACCACTCTGTGCACATCCTTCTCCTTCCTGCTGCCAGTGTCCAACCCACCCAACGCCATCGTGTTTGCCTATGGACACATTGACATCATGGACATG GTGAAGGCGGGGCTTGGTGTTAACGTGATTGGCGTCCTTGCCGTCCTTTTGGCTGTGGCAACATGGGGCGTTCCATTATTCTCTCTGGATGTCTATCCTGACTGGGCACCAGTCCATCCTTCTTTTAACACCACAGCGCCTTGA